A genomic window from Schistocerca serialis cubense isolate TAMUIC-IGC-003099 chromosome 4, iqSchSeri2.2, whole genome shotgun sequence includes:
- the LOC126473619 gene encoding protein yellow-like: MPDGIDGVSADESCDGKLYFQAFASNIQGVVDKQVIRDACDGDVLDIKTQVDLPGEISGPSGVIAVDPKGQLLFFPVLDELAIYCWNTSKPHDQKNFRLIIKDDENLQFVSSINIDHEKQVLYIMSDRLTSYLSNTTDCSDDNFQILYIDIKNIEC; encoded by the exons ATGCCGGACGGCATCGATGGAGTGTCCGCCGATGAGAGCTGCGATGGCAAACTCTACTTTCAGGCGTTCGCCAGCAACATCCAGGGCGTTGTCGACAAGCAGGTCATCCGAGATGCATGCGACGGGGATGTTTTGGACATCAAGACGCAG GTTGATCTGCCAGGAGAAATATCTGGGCCGAGCGGAGTAATAGCGGTGGATCCGAAGGGACAGTTGCTATTCTTCCCTGTGCTAGATGAACTGGCCATCTACTGTTGGAATACGAGCAAGCCTCACGACCAAAAGAACTTTCGCCTGATCATTAAAGACGATGAAAATCTACAGTTTGTCAGCAGCATCAACATAGACCATGAAAAACAAGTACTATATATAATGAGCGATCGATTAACATCCTATCTATCAAATACCACCGACTGCTCTGATGACAACTTCCAAATTTTGTATATTGACATCAAGAATATAGAATGTTAG